A region from the Triticum aestivum cultivar Chinese Spring chromosome 3D, IWGSC CS RefSeq v2.1, whole genome shotgun sequence genome encodes:
- the LOC123078777 gene encoding putative receptor protein kinase ZmPK1: MMARFASLAFLYLISHLLLRSCASAAPSVQHTLGPGSSLSVEDHERPFLVSPDAIFSCGFLQAGDNAFYFSVWFTAAKNRTAVWTANPGAPVNGRVSSISFSPEGQLALADANGTTVWNSKTGGKRHLTVSLRDTGNLLIADPSTGRAVWQSFDWPTDTLLPSQTLSKDKKLVAGYYALYYDNDNVLRLLYDGPEIASIYWPNPDHNVFDNGRTNYNSSRIGVLDDTGVFLSSDNLRVEASDLGAAGVKRRLTIEQDGNVRIYSLNAAGGWTVTWAAVKQPCSVHGLCGKNALCEYQPSPRCSCAPGYEMVDRRDWRKGCKPTFSLPTGTTNCSEAPASERFTFVQVAATDFYGYDLGFNQSVTFEYCKSMCLKMCACAAFAYRLDGRGNCFPKGVLFNGYTSPAFPGSIYLKVRSDLDLNATASQLSAHATGLACNRNGSRTAIVPRYADTYGTPTRGTKWSYFFGFAAVLGFLELLFVSTAWWFLSSQESMPSSLQAGYRLVRATQFRRFTYRELKNATGNFNEELGRGGSGVVYRGVLDKTTVVAVKKLTNVVQGEEEFWAEMTVFGRINHINLVRIWGFCSEGKHKLLVYEYVENESLDRHLFGKDIGKSLAWSERFKIALGTARGLAYLHHECLEWVIHCDVKPENILLTRDLDAKIADFGLAKLSGRNATGNGEVADTGVQLSHMRGTMGYMAPEWAMGMPVDAKVDVYSYGIVLLEIVIGSRISDQTTTDGSERLETWQIAHALKQVVASGDIMSLVDNRLNGQFNPRQAMEMVKISLSCMEERNNRPTMDDISKALIACDDEDEHPAYLS; encoded by the coding sequence ATGATGGCGAGATTCGCCAGCCTAGCCTTTCTTTATCTGATCTCTCATCTGCTGTTGCGCTCTTGTGCATCCGCTGCACCATCGGTACAGCACACGCTGGGCCCCGGGTCGTCCCTGTCGGTGGAAGACCACGAGCGGCCCTTCCTGGTGTCACCGGACGCCATCTTCTCCTGCGGCTTCCTCCAGGCCGGCGACAACGCCTTCTACTTCTCCGTCTGGTTCACCGCCGCCAAGAACCGGACCGCCGTCTGGACGGCCAACCCAGGCGCCCCGGTGAACGGCCGGGTTTCCAGCATATCCTTCAGCCCCGAAGGCCagctggcgctcgccgacgccaacGGGACAACTGTGTGGAACAGCAAGACCGGCGGCAAGAGGCACCTCACCGTCTCCCTCCGCGACACCGGGAATCTTCTCATCGCCGACCCGTCCACCGGCCGCGCCGTGTGGCAGAGCTTCGACTGGCCGACGGACACCCTGCTCCCGTCGCAGACGCTGTCCAAGGACAAGAAGCTCGTCGCCGGCTACTACGCCCTCTACTACGACAACGACAACGTGCTGCGGCTCCTGTACGACGGCCCGGAGATCGCCAGCATCTACTGGCCGAACCCGGACCATAACGTGTTCGACAACGGCCGGACAAACTACAACAGCTCACGGATCGGCGTCCTCGACGACACCGGTGTGTTCCTCTCCAGCGACAACCTGCGAGTCGAGGCCTCCGACCTGGGCGCTGCCGGCGTCAAGAGACGGCTAACTATCGAGCAAGACGGAAACGTGAGGATCTACAGCCTGAACGCGGCCGGAGGATGGACGGTCACGTGGGCGGCGGTAAAGCAGCCGTGCTCCGTGCACGGGCTGTGCGGCAAGAACGCCCTCTGCGAGTACCAACCGTCCCCCCGATGCTCGTGCGCGCCGGGGTACGAGATGGTCGACCGCCGCGACTGGAGAAAGGGCTGCAAGCCGACGTTCAGCCTCCCCACCGGCACCACCAACTGTAGTGAAGCTCCGGCGTCGGAGCGGTTCACGTTCGTGCAGGTGGCAGCAACCGACTTCTACGGCTACGACCTCGGCTTCAACCAGTCCGTCACCTTCGAATACTGCAAGAGCATGTGCTTGAAGATGTGCGCCTGCGCCGCCTTCGCCTACAGGTTGGATGGCAGGGGCAATTGCTTCCCGAAAGGCGTCCTGTTCAACGGTTACACGTCGCCAGCGTTCCCCGGAAGCATATATCTGAAGGTGCGTAGCGATCTCGACCTCAACGCCACGGCGTCGCAGCTGTCGGCACACGCCACGGGCCTCGCCTGCAATCGTAACGGTTCTCGTACCGCCATCGTCCCACGCTACGCGGACACGTACGGGACACCTACCCGCGGCACGAAATGGTCCTACTTTTTTGGGTTCGCCGCGGTGCTGGGATTTCTCGAGCTTCTCTTCGTCTCCACGGCGTGGTGGTTCCTGTCCAGCCAGGAGAGCATGCCCAGCTCGCTGCAGGCAGGCTACAGGCTGGTCAGGGCGACCCAGTTCAGGAGGTTCACGTACCGGGAGCTCAAGAACGCGACTGGGAACTTCAAcgaggagctcggccgcggcggcTCCGGCGTGGTGTACCGCGGCGTGCTTGATAAGACCACCGTGGTGGCGGTGAAGAAGCTGACAAACGTGGTGCAGGGCGAGGAGGAGTTCTGGGCGGAGATGACGGTGTTCGGGAGGATCAACCACATCAATCTGGTGAGGATCTGGGGGTTCTGCTCCGAGGGAAAGCACAAGCTGCTGGTGTACGAGTACGTGGAGAATGAGTCATTGGACAGGCACCTGTTCGGCAAGGACATCGGCAAGTCACTGGCGTGGAGCGAGCGGTTCAAGATCGCGCTGGGCACGGCCAGGGGCCTAGCCTACCTTCACCATGAGTGCCTCGAGTGGGTCATCCACTGCGACGTGAAGCCAGAGAATATCCTGCTCACGCGCGACCTCGACGCAAAGATCGCCGACTTTGGGCTGGCCAAGCTGTCCGGGAGAAACGCCACAGGCAATGGCGAAGTCGCTGACACCGGCGTGCAGCTCTCCCACATGAGGGGGACGATGGGGTACATGGCACCGGAGTGGGCGATGGGCATGCCGGTTGACGCCAAGGTCGATGTGTACAGTTACGGCATTGTGCTTCTGGAGATTGTGATTGGGAGCAGGATCTCTGACCAGACGACCACGGACGGCTCGGAGCGGCTAGAGACGTGGCAAATCGCGCATGCACTGAAGCAGGTGGTTGCGAGTGGAGACATCATGTCATTAGTGGATAACAGGCTGAACGGGCAGTTCAACCCTCGGCAGGCCATGGAAATGGTGAAGATCTCCTTATCATGCATGGAGGAGAGGAACAATAGGCCGACCATGGATGACATCTCCAAAGCTCTTATAGCGTGTGATGACGAGGACGAGCACCCTGCGTACTTGTCATGA